From Chelatococcus sp. YT9, a single genomic window includes:
- a CDS encoding aminopeptidase P family protein — MASSVFQSFDKPTSASTGAPRLAALREELVRRGVDGFVVPRADQHQGEYVPPSDDRLAWLTSFSGSAGYAVVLVNAAAVLVDGRYTLQVRDEVDLDVFTPVALAETSVESWIEANLPAGGRLGYDPWLHTVPQAERLAAAVDAAGGELVALSPNPLDLVWSDRPAAPASPVVVHPSEFAGEAADAKVAAVQEALSKARVGALVISDPHNLAWLFNIRGGDVSHTPLVLAYALLPAQGRATLFIEPGRVDQEVRAHLAGVADIVSPAAFNEALAAVAAKGAPVRLDAATGAMALKQAIEQGGGRVDVGADPITRLKAVKNAVEQQGSRSAHRRDGVAMARFLAWFAREAPGGALTEIAAVEALEEFRRQTNALMDISFPTIAGAGPNAAMPHYRVTRASDRKIEPGIFLVDSGGQYRDGTTDITRTVSVGAVTDEMRDRFTRVLKGHIAVATAIFPKGTSGAQLDALARLSLWQAGTDFDHGTGHGVGSYLSVHEGPQRLSKLGTVPLEPGMILSNEPGYYKEGAYGIRIENLILVEPREVPGGERPMLGFETLSFTPIDRALIDPSLMTDDEIAWLDAYHADVLAHIGPLVDGEALQWLQEATRPLQS; from the coding sequence ATGGCATCTTCTGTTTTCCAGAGCTTCGACAAGCCCACCTCGGCGTCAACCGGTGCTCCCCGTCTCGCAGCCCTGCGCGAGGAACTCGTCAGACGTGGTGTCGACGGCTTTGTGGTGCCACGGGCTGACCAGCATCAGGGGGAATATGTGCCCCCGAGCGATGACCGTCTTGCATGGCTGACCAGTTTCTCAGGCTCGGCGGGATATGCCGTGGTGCTGGTGAATGCGGCTGCGGTGCTTGTGGATGGCCGCTATACGCTGCAGGTGCGAGATGAAGTCGACTTAGACGTCTTCACACCGGTTGCGCTAGCGGAAACAAGCGTCGAAAGCTGGATCGAGGCCAATCTGCCGGCCGGGGGCCGGCTGGGCTACGATCCCTGGCTGCACACGGTGCCGCAGGCCGAGCGTCTGGCTGCCGCCGTGGATGCAGCTGGCGGGGAACTGGTGGCGCTGTCCCCGAATCCGTTAGACTTGGTGTGGAGCGATCGTCCGGCTGCACCCGCGTCACCGGTCGTCGTTCATCCGTCGGAGTTCGCGGGCGAGGCTGCGGATGCGAAAGTAGCCGCCGTGCAGGAGGCGCTCTCCAAGGCGCGTGTCGGCGCCCTTGTCATCAGTGATCCGCATAACCTTGCCTGGCTCTTCAACATCCGTGGCGGCGACGTCAGTCACACGCCCCTCGTTTTGGCCTACGCGCTCCTGCCGGCGCAGGGACGCGCGACTTTGTTCATCGAGCCTGGGCGTGTCGATCAAGAGGTTCGCGCCCATCTCGCTGGTGTCGCCGATATCGTCTCGCCGGCGGCCTTTAACGAAGCTCTCGCGGCGGTCGCGGCCAAGGGAGCGCCAGTACGCCTCGACGCTGCGACAGGTGCGATGGCGCTGAAACAGGCGATCGAGCAGGGTGGCGGCAGGGTGGATGTCGGCGCGGATCCCATCACGCGATTGAAAGCTGTTAAGAATGCCGTGGAGCAGCAAGGCAGCCGCAGCGCCCACCGCCGCGACGGCGTGGCCATGGCGCGGTTCCTCGCCTGGTTTGCCCGGGAGGCGCCCGGCGGCGCTCTCACAGAGATCGCCGCGGTCGAGGCGCTCGAGGAGTTCCGCCGCCAGACCAACGCTTTGATGGACATCTCTTTTCCCACGATCGCAGGGGCCGGACCGAACGCGGCGATGCCGCATTATCGGGTCACGAGGGCGTCTGACCGAAAGATCGAGCCGGGGATCTTCCTGGTCGATTCCGGCGGCCAGTACCGCGATGGCACCACTGACATCACCCGTACCGTGAGCGTCGGTGCGGTCACGGATGAGATGCGCGATCGGTTCACGCGCGTGCTCAAGGGACATATCGCGGTCGCAACCGCGATCTTTCCGAAGGGCACGTCAGGCGCGCAGCTCGACGCTCTGGCGCGCCTCTCCCTCTGGCAGGCGGGAACGGATTTCGACCATGGCACGGGCCATGGCGTCGGCTCCTACCTCTCGGTGCACGAAGGGCCGCAGCGCCTGTCGAAGCTGGGGACCGTGCCGCTGGAGCCCGGCATGATCCTGTCCAATGAGCCCGGTTACTACAAGGAGGGGGCCTACGGCATACGCATCGAGAATCTGATCCTTGTGGAGCCCCGTGAGGTGCCCGGCGGCGAGCGGCCGATGCTGGGATTCGAAACTCTCAGCTTCACGCCGATCGACCGCGCATTGATCGATCCGTCGCTCATGACGGACGATGAGATCGCGTGGCTTGATGCCTATCACGCGGATGTACTCGCCCATATCGGGCCGCTCGTGGATGGCGAGGCACTGCAGTGGCTGCAGGAGGCGACGCGGCCGCTCCAGTCCTGA
- a CDS encoding AzlD domain-containing protein: MSIDSSALMAILAMAGVTYLTRIAGIALAGRLTLSGRAKAAFDAIPPAVLVAVIAPSALATGWPETIAAAIAALSATRLPLLATVAIGVLAVVGLRAIAG; this comes from the coding sequence ATGAGTATCGACAGCTCCGCCCTCATGGCGATTCTCGCGATGGCGGGGGTAACCTATCTCACGCGCATCGCCGGCATCGCGCTTGCGGGGCGGCTCACGCTCTCGGGACGAGCGAAAGCGGCTTTTGACGCCATTCCGCCGGCGGTGCTCGTCGCGGTGATCGCGCCCAGCGCGCTGGCGACCGGCTGGCCGGAGACCATTGCGGCGGCGATCGCCGCCCTGTCCGCGACGCGACTTCCCCTCCTCGCCACTGTCGCCATCGGGGTTCTCGCCGTCGTCGGCCTCCGGGCCATTGCCGGCTGA
- a CDS encoding AzlC family ABC transporter permease → MTGAPTRPAANRLAHRAVRCEWCDGLKAVAPVAAVVMPVGLLFGALSSAKGLTLLEAGLMSILVFAGGAQIAAMDLWLDPMPVAAIALSTFLINARHVLMGLSLAPKTHAFSPRQRFIAFFFLTDEAWALSERRVLSHPLTPAFWFSLAVVIPIVWSTGTYIGARFGHCLGDPCAIGADFTFTALLISLIAGFTTSRTALSAVLASCVTATLSYVALGAPWHIVIGAMVGLTVAYLTAPRDLVADPAERSLIADALSNLDPGAPLDCPSGSRP, encoded by the coding sequence ATGACGGGGGCCCCGACCCGGCCTGCGGCCAACCGCCTCGCGCATCGAGCGGTCAGATGTGAATGGTGCGACGGCCTCAAAGCTGTGGCGCCCGTTGCCGCCGTTGTCATGCCCGTCGGCCTGCTCTTCGGCGCCCTTTCCAGCGCGAAAGGCTTGACGCTGCTGGAGGCGGGCCTGATGTCCATCCTGGTGTTCGCAGGCGGAGCCCAGATCGCGGCGATGGACCTATGGCTGGACCCGATGCCGGTCGCGGCAATCGCGCTCTCCACCTTCCTGATCAACGCGCGGCACGTCCTGATGGGTCTATCCCTCGCGCCGAAAACCCACGCCTTCAGCCCCCGTCAGCGGTTCATCGCCTTCTTCTTCCTGACGGACGAGGCCTGGGCGCTCTCGGAAAGGCGCGTTCTGAGCCACCCGCTAACACCGGCTTTCTGGTTCTCACTGGCTGTCGTCATCCCGATCGTCTGGAGTACAGGCACCTATATCGGCGCCCGCTTCGGCCACTGCCTGGGCGACCCCTGCGCGATCGGAGCGGACTTCACCTTCACGGCGCTCCTGATAAGCCTCATCGCCGGGTTCACGACAAGCCGCACGGCGCTCTCGGCCGTTCTTGCGAGCTGCGTCACGGCAACCTTGAGCTACGTGGCCTTGGGTGCCCCCTGGCACATCGTCATCGGAGCGATGGTGGGGCTGACGGTGGCCTATCTCACTGCGCCGAGAGATCTTGTCGCGGATCCCGCCGAGCGCAGCCTCATCGCCGACGCCTTGTCCAACCTCGATCCCGGCGCCCCGCTCGACTGCCCGTCAGGAAGCCGCCCATGA
- a CDS encoding AzlC family ABC transporter permease yields the protein MLDRGQHTPLHHHARNREWRAGFAAIIPVAIAAVPIGLLFGALCSAKGLTVAEAGLMSALVFAGGSQFAAIELWAAPVPIAALVFSTLLINARHVLMGASLTPKTQLFSPLQRYLGFHFLTDETWALAERRAVAAPLTPAYWFALATLLPTAWVGSTLVGAAVGSLLGDPRSIGADFAFTALFIGLIAGFWRGRTTAITIAASGGAAALTYLALGPPWHVAAGAMAGIAAAYATAPETETETEDVKETTPNSMTCNAGSKQ from the coding sequence ATGCTGGACCGCGGACAGCACACGCCGTTACACCACCATGCCCGCAACCGTGAATGGCGCGCGGGGTTTGCCGCGATCATACCGGTGGCGATCGCCGCGGTGCCGATCGGGCTTCTGTTCGGCGCGCTTTGCAGCGCCAAGGGTTTGACCGTCGCCGAGGCAGGGCTGATGTCCGCGCTCGTCTTTGCGGGCGGCTCCCAGTTCGCCGCGATAGAACTCTGGGCTGCGCCGGTCCCTATAGCAGCCCTCGTTTTCTCAACCCTGCTGATCAATGCCCGGCATGTGCTCATGGGCGCCTCGCTCACACCCAAGACGCAGCTGTTCTCGCCCCTCCAGCGGTACCTCGGGTTCCATTTCCTCACAGACGAAACGTGGGCGCTCGCCGAGCGACGCGCCGTCGCCGCTCCCCTGACCCCGGCCTATTGGTTTGCCCTGGCAACGCTGCTTCCCACGGCCTGGGTCGGCTCGACGCTCGTCGGCGCGGCAGTCGGCTCACTGCTCGGCGATCCCAGAAGCATCGGCGCCGATTTCGCATTCACCGCGCTCTTCATCGGGTTGATCGCGGGGTTTTGGAGGGGGCGCACGACGGCGATCACCATCGCCGCAAGCGGAGGCGCAGCCGCCCTCACCTATCTCGCGCTCGGTCCACCCTGGCACGTGGCGGCGGGCGCGATGGCGGGCATTGCCGCAGCCTATGCGACCGCGCCCGAGACCGAGACCGAGACCGAGGATGTCAAGGAGACCACGCCGAATTCGATGACCTGCAACGCAGGCTCAAAGCAATAA
- a CDS encoding AraC family transcriptional regulator, with product MSATNEAMGIFALSQGERTRFFACPNFAALDCLTATFRTYRYVPHTHDTFVIGSVIAGCETWTVRGMRGYAGPGDFVFVNPNEVHDGAPHGDGYCYRMSYPSIELLRQIAAEISEKEVTATPYFPEPVVHDPAGVALFVAAHVAMDAQSDVQAGEELLYRAYAHCLARHAQIRPPATRGREADRVAQIGRLIADHYADDLSLSHLATAAGLPRHRLISAFRQETGMTPHAFLVDRRVIAAQEALRRGATPAEAAAATGFCDQAHLTRAFKARIGITPGAYRAAVS from the coding sequence ATGTCAGCCACCAACGAAGCCATGGGCATCTTCGCCCTGAGTCAGGGGGAGCGCACACGCTTCTTTGCCTGTCCGAATTTCGCGGCGCTCGATTGCCTGACTGCGACGTTCCGCACCTATCGCTACGTACCCCACACGCATGACACTTTCGTTATAGGCTCCGTCATCGCCGGCTGCGAGACATGGACCGTCCGCGGCATGCGCGGCTATGCCGGACCGGGAGACTTCGTCTTCGTCAACCCCAACGAGGTCCATGACGGCGCCCCCCATGGGGACGGCTACTGCTACCGGATGAGCTATCCGTCCATCGAGCTGTTGCGCCAGATCGCCGCCGAGATCAGCGAGAAAGAGGTGACAGCGACGCCTTATTTTCCGGAACCGGTGGTCCACGATCCGGCTGGCGTCGCGCTCTTTGTGGCCGCCCATGTCGCAATGGATGCGCAGTCAGACGTCCAAGCCGGCGAGGAGTTGCTCTATCGCGCCTATGCCCATTGCCTGGCGCGACATGCGCAGATCAGGCCGCCGGCCACGAGGGGACGGGAGGCGGATCGGGTCGCGCAGATCGGGCGCCTGATCGCGGACCACTACGCTGATGATCTCTCGCTCAGCCATCTGGCGACTGCAGCGGGGTTGCCGCGCCATCGTCTGATCAGCGCTTTTCGCCAGGAGACCGGGATGACACCGCATGCCTTCCTTGTCGACCGGCGAGTCATCGCCGCCCAAGAGGCCCTGCGGCGCGGCGCTACGCCAGCCGAAGCGGCGGCAGCCACGGGCTTCTGCGACCAGGCCCATCTTACCCGGGCCTTCAAGGCCCGCATTGGCATCACCCCGGGCGCCTACCGGGCAGCGGTATCCTGA
- a CDS encoding UvrD-helicase domain-containing protein: MNQGINRTHPQLDGRPDDTRLAPRGGSLSERARAQAAPAAYLAGLNQEQRLAVETTEGPVLVLAGAGTGKTRVLTTRIAHLIATGRARPSDILAVTFTNKAAREMKARVGLLVGPAAEGMPWLGTFHAISTKILRRHAELVGLRSDFTILDVDDQIRLLKQVIQAANLDEKRWPARQLASLIDGWKNRALGPDQVPHGEGAAFANGRGTDLYRHYQERLKILNAADFGDLLTETIRLFREHPDVLAQYQKRFRYMLVDEYQDTNVAQYLWLRLLAQGREPGQRNLACVGDDDQSIYGWRGAEVDNILRFEHDFPGAVVVRLERNYRSHAHILAAASHLIAHNEGRLGKTLRTDDEPGEKVTITGAWDSEEEARLVGEEIEALQAKGHNLSEIAILVRISAQMRELEDRLVQLGLPYRVIGGPRFYERMEIRDALAYFRCVAQPADDLAFERILNTPKRGLGDATVQVLHAHARAARIPLMEAARFIVETEELKPKPRSSLRELLAAFSRWSSLIDSTPQTELAEMILEESGYTEMWQKDRSAEAAGRLENLKELVRSLEEFPDLRSFLEHVSLVMDAVENDTEDRVSLMTLHAAKGLEFDTVFLPGWEEGLFPNQRALDESGRAGLEEERRLAHVGITRARRRAKIYFASNRRIHGLWNATIPSRFIDELPEANVEVTEAPAAFSYGGYGKSRFDDVESFSSSYATPGWQRAQNKGGLGGGGSRGGFAQGRGGYGSSSGPGRGGLLIEGELVAKSSGPASEFAPSDRVFHIKFGPGSVAAVDGNKLTVDFDKAGRKMVLDSFVQRQG; the protein is encoded by the coding sequence ATGAATCAAGGCATCAATAGAACCCATCCTCAGCTTGACGGCAGGCCGGACGACACACGTCTCGCGCCGCGCGGCGGGAGCCTCAGCGAGCGCGCCCGGGCGCAGGCCGCACCCGCCGCCTATCTTGCTGGCCTCAACCAGGAGCAGCGCCTCGCGGTGGAGACCACGGAGGGGCCGGTGCTGGTGCTCGCCGGCGCCGGCACGGGCAAAACGAGGGTGCTGACCACGCGGATCGCCCATCTCATCGCGACGGGCCGGGCGCGGCCTTCCGACATCCTCGCCGTCACCTTCACCAACAAGGCGGCGCGGGAGATGAAGGCGCGTGTCGGCCTGCTGGTCGGCCCGGCCGCCGAGGGAATGCCCTGGCTCGGCACCTTCCACGCCATCTCCACCAAGATCCTGCGCCGCCATGCCGAACTCGTCGGCCTTCGCAGCGATTTCACCATTCTCGACGTGGATGACCAGATCCGCCTCCTGAAGCAGGTGATCCAAGCCGCCAATCTCGATGAGAAGCGCTGGCCGGCGCGCCAGCTTGCGAGTCTCATCGATGGCTGGAAGAACCGCGCGCTCGGCCCTGACCAGGTGCCACACGGCGAGGGCGCCGCCTTCGCGAATGGCCGCGGCACTGACCTCTACCGTCACTATCAGGAACGTCTGAAGATCCTGAACGCCGCGGATTTCGGGGATCTCCTGACCGAGACCATCCGGCTGTTCCGCGAGCATCCGGACGTCCTCGCCCAGTATCAGAAGCGCTTCCGCTACATGCTGGTGGACGAATATCAGGACACCAACGTCGCGCAATATCTCTGGCTCCGGCTGCTCGCCCAGGGGCGCGAGCCTGGCCAGCGCAACCTCGCGTGTGTCGGTGACGATGACCAGTCGATCTATGGCTGGCGTGGCGCGGAGGTCGACAACATCCTGCGCTTCGAGCACGATTTTCCGGGAGCCGTGGTGGTGCGACTGGAGCGGAACTACCGCTCGCACGCCCATATCCTTGCCGCGGCCTCGCATCTCATCGCCCACAATGAAGGGCGGCTTGGCAAGACGCTGCGCACCGACGACGAGCCAGGCGAGAAGGTGACGATCACCGGCGCCTGGGATTCGGAGGAGGAAGCGCGCCTTGTCGGCGAGGAAATCGAGGCCTTGCAGGCAAAGGGTCACAATCTCTCGGAGATCGCCATCCTCGTGCGCATTTCGGCACAGATGCGCGAGCTTGAAGATCGCTTGGTGCAACTCGGGCTACCCTACCGCGTGATCGGCGGTCCGCGCTTTTATGAGCGCATGGAGATCCGCGACGCGCTGGCCTATTTCCGCTGCGTCGCCCAGCCTGCTGACGATCTCGCCTTCGAACGCATCCTGAACACGCCGAAGCGCGGCCTCGGCGATGCGACCGTGCAGGTGCTCCATGCCCATGCCCGGGCAGCGCGGATCCCGCTGATGGAAGCGGCACGCTTCATCGTGGAGACAGAGGAGCTGAAGCCGAAGCCGCGCAGCTCCCTGCGCGAGCTGCTGGCAGCTTTCTCGCGCTGGAGTTCGCTGATCGACAGTACGCCGCAGACGGAACTCGCCGAGATGATCCTGGAGGAGTCCGGTTATACGGAGATGTGGCAGAAGGACCGGTCCGCGGAAGCGGCTGGACGGCTGGAGAACCTCAAGGAGCTCGTCCGCAGCCTTGAGGAATTTCCCGACCTCCGGAGCTTTCTGGAACACGTCTCGCTGGTCATGGATGCCGTCGAGAATGACACGGAAGACCGCGTCAGCCTGATGACCCTCCACGCGGCAAAAGGACTTGAGTTCGACACGGTGTTCCTGCCCGGCTGGGAAGAAGGGTTGTTTCCCAATCAGCGCGCCCTCGACGAGAGCGGGCGCGCAGGGCTGGAAGAGGAGCGCCGCCTTGCCCATGTCGGCATCACGCGTGCCCGGCGCCGCGCCAAGATCTATTTCGCCTCCAACCGCCGAATCCACGGCCTGTGGAACGCGACGATCCCCAGCCGCTTCATTGACGAGCTACCTGAAGCCAATGTGGAGGTCACCGAGGCCCCTGCCGCCTTCTCCTACGGCGGTTACGGCAAAAGCCGCTTCGATGACGTGGAATCGTTCTCATCGTCCTACGCCACGCCGGGCTGGCAGCGCGCCCAGAACAAGGGCGGACTTGGAGGTGGCGGCAGCCGCGGAGGCTTCGCGCAAGGGAGGGGCGGCTACGGGAGCTCGTCAGGTCCCGGGCGTGGCGGCCTGCTTATCGAGGGCGAGCTCGTCGCCAAGTCATCGGGACCGGCTTCCGAATTCGCGCCCTCGGACCGCGTATTCCACATCAAGTTCGGGCCCGGCTCCGTGGCGGCCGTCGATGGCAACAAGCTGACCGTCGATTTCGACAAGGCCGGTCGCAAGATGGTGCTGGACAGCTTCGTCCAGAGACAAGGCTGA